One part of the Parambassis ranga chromosome 8, fParRan2.1, whole genome shotgun sequence genome encodes these proteins:
- the LOC114439552 gene encoding deleted in malignant brain tumors 1 protein-like yields MAGRKEITLQLLTLVSFFLASQPPAAGDIRLAGSRSTRCSGRVEIFHSGSWGTVCDDGWDLNDAQVVCRQLGCGTALDAPDSSVFGEGIGQIWLDDVDCSGNERSLLGCRHSGFGKHNCGHREDAIVFCSGSQIRLAGSTRCSGRVEVFHNTYWGTVCDDNWDLNDAQVVCRQLDCGTALGAPGSASFGEGIGQILIDDVDCSGSENSLTACQHKGFGEHNCAHHEDAGVVCSASLPKPSISISPAGEVAWGQFVSIICLVSAEHLGGTFILNKKDSFVAQSSSGIFNITKVDFEHEGLYQCQYKKNISRQTFSSSPSDSVSLVVTVRLPKPSVTLASPNGAEVTRGYSFVFTCSINTRYSGGHFSLFFSGSNTINTKPAVNNSASFSFPVAEYEHQGNYSCVYEVTVSSRNFTSAETAPIYIAIKLSLLPLVSSVVAGILLLLLLVLLLLCLVCWRRRRAIQSGTIVPVQMGFRVMNSYEEDEDDYEEYVNVKFVCNMKNLKEEAWGVEGGNDYV; encoded by the exons ATGGCTGGCAGAAAGGAGATAACCCTACAGCTTCTCACCCTGG TCTCTTTTTTCTTGGCCTCACAGCcccctgctgcag GTGACATCAGATTAGCTGGATCTAGATCTACTCGCTGCTCTGGAAGAGTTGAAATCTTCCACAGTGGCTCCTggggaacagtctgtgatgatggctgGGACTTGAATGATGCTCAGGTGGTCTGCAGACAGTTGGGCTGTGGGACAGCATTAGATGCCCCTGATTCATCTGTCTTTGGTGAAGGAATCGGACAAATCTGGCTTGATGATGTGGACTGTTCAGGAAATGAACGTTCTTTACTTGGGTGTCGACACAGTGGGTTTGGAAAacacaactgtggacacaggGAGGATGCTATTGTCTTCTGTTCAG GGTCTCAGATCCGATTAGCTGGGTCGACTCGATGCTCTGGAAGAGTTGAGGTCTTCCACAACACATACTggggaacagtctgtgatgataactgggacttgaatgatgctcaggtggtctgcagacagctggactGTGGGACAGCACTCGGTGCCCCTGGTTCAGCCTCTTTTGGTGAAGGAATTGGACAAATCTTGATTGATGATGTGGACTGTTCAGGAAGTGAAAATTCACTAACTGCATGTCAACACAAAGGTTTTGGAGAACACAACTGTGCACACCATGAGGATGCTGGTGTCGTCTGTTCAG CAAGTCTCCCAAAGCCCAGCATCTCAATCAGTCCTGCCGGTGAGGTCGCCTGGGGTCAGTTCGTCAGTATCATCTGTTTAGTTTCAGCTGAACATTTGGGTGGAACATTCATCCTCAATAAGAAAGACTCCTTTGTGGCACAATCCAGTTCTGGTATCTTCAACATTACTAAAGTGGACTTTGAACATGAAGGATTGTACCAGTGTCAGTATAAGAAAAATATTTCACGTCAGACGTTCAGCTCCTCCCCCAGtgactcagtcagtctggttgttacag TGAGACTGCCAAAACCCAGCGTCACCCTGGCTTCTCCTAATGGTGCAGAGGTCACCAGAGGTTACAGCTTTGTCTTCACCTGCTCAATCAACACCAGATATTCTGGTggccatttctctctcttcttctctggctCCAACACCATCAACACCAAACCAGCAGTCAATAACTCAGCCTCCTTCAGCTTTCCTGTAGCTGAGTATGAACACCAGGGGAactacagctgtgtgtatgaagTCACAGTGTCTTCAAGGAACTTCACTTCTGCTGAGACAGCACCAATTTATATCGCCATTAAAT TGTCACTGTTGCCGCTGGTCTCTTCAGTCGTTGCTGGAATCctgttgctgctcctgctgGTCTTGTTGTTGCTCTGTTTGGTCTGTTGGAGAAGGCGACGAGCCATTCAGAGTGGAACCATTGTCCCTGTTCAAA tgggCTTCAGAGTCATGAACTCTTATGAAGAAGATGAGGACGATTACGAGGAATATGTGAATGTTAAGTTTGTATGTAATATGAAGAACCTCAAAGAGGAAGCATGGGGAGTAGAAGGCGGCAATGATTATGTGTAG
- the LOC114439911 gene encoding FERM domain-containing protein 6-like, whose protein sequence is MVYYTHSAFHSKHVLRHLSDSHRFHINSREAARYIQQLEDMQASQLHKEATSVTQHSSDKDSAAATSHPPCLTAVLKQPGPKRKRMGRMKTLYLVRIHKLLHGVSVDGPALFPSSYWADRLQQNQQLHT, encoded by the exons ATGGTGTACTACACTCATTCAGCCTTCCACTCTAAACATGTCCTAAGACACCTGAGTGACAGTCACCGCTTCCACATCAACAgtagagaggcagccagataCATCCAACAGCTAGAAGACATGCAGG CCAGTCAGCTCCACAAAGAGGCTACATCtgtgacacaacactcctcagaCAAAGACTCAGCTGCAGCAACTTCACATCCTCCATGTCTGACTGCAGTGTTGAAGCAGCCTGgtccaaagaggaagaggatggggaGGATGAAGACTCTATATCTGGTCAGAATTCACAAGCTTCTCCACGGTGTGTCTGTTGATGGACCTGCACTGTTCCCTTCTTCTTACTGGGCAG acagactgcagcagaaccagcagctccacacatga
- the LOC114439910 gene encoding uncharacterized protein LOC114439910, whose product MTPSQGLVQGTDGADVTEGYSFTFTCSISSHYPGGVFSLIYSDSNISDTKPAVNNSASFSFPVADYKHHGSYSCVYEVTLSSRKFTSNMTAVMSLSIKAPLVRFISLITAPLLLLVLLALVVVCLVHRRRRAQEIEALNKNQGQTQMNVIYAVNSEEEEQLYENFEPKSTTMRQERSKCVKEEMCENENHYRRCEEGGNEENSEHIYVTVEDIEAEEEGRFDLAAAREEATSSFRETYAHTSEVHPDDDLDIYGEEENIYQND is encoded by the exons ATGACTCCCAGCCAAGGGCTCGTCCAGGGTACTGATGGTGCAGATGTCACAGAGGGATACAGCTTTACCTTTACCTGCTCCATTTCCTCCCATTATCCTGGAGGAGTTTTCTCTCTCATCTACTCTGACTCCAACATCTCAGACACCAAGCCAGCAGTCAACAACTCGGCCTCCTTTAGTTTCCCCGTCGCTGATTATAAGCACCACGGCAgctacagctgtgtgtatgaagTCACCCTGTCCTCAAGGAAATTCACTTCTAATatgacagcagtgatgagtcTCAGCATTAAAG cTCCACTGGTGAGGTTCATCTCTTTGATCACTGCGCCTCTACTGCTGCTGGTTTTGCTAGCCTTGGTTGTGGTCTGTCTGGTTCACCGGAGAAGACGAGCCCAAGAGATTGAAGCTCTCAACAAAAACCAAGGCCAAACTCAAA tgaatgTCATTTACGCAGTcaacagtgaggaggaggagcagctgtatGAAAACTTTGAGCCGAAGAGCACCACGATGAGGCAAGAGCGGTCAAAATGTGTGAAAGAAGAAATGTGTGAAAACGAGAATCATTACCGGCGCTGTGAAGAAGGGGGAAATGAAGAAAATAGCGAGCACATTTATGTTACTGTCGAGGACATCGAagcagaagaggaagggagGTTTGACCTCGCTGCTGCAAGAGAAGAAGCAACCAGTAGTTTCAGGGAGACTTACGCACATACATCCGAAGTGCATCCAGACGACGATCTGGATATCTATGGAGAAGAGGAGAATATTTATCAAAATGATTAG